A region of Micromonospora chokoriensis DNA encodes the following proteins:
- a CDS encoding type I polyketide synthase has protein sequence MSCRFPGGVNSPEELWRMLADGRDGITEFPADRGWNVEELYDPDPEHRGTTYTKHGGFIDAVGEFDAAFFGISPREALTMDPQQRLLLESAWETFERAGIDPLSLRGTSTGVYAGVTMQDYSARVLMSAPDAIEGQLLTGSSTSVVSGRIAYSLGLEGPAVTIDTACSSSLVAVHLAAQSLRRDECSLALAGGVAIMSTPTPFVEFSRQRGLARDGRCKAFAASADGTGWAEGVGLVLLERLSDAQRLGHPIIAVVRGSALNQDGASNGLTAPNGPAQQRMIRQALTDAKLTAAQVDVVETHGTGTTLGDPIEAQALIATYGKQRAAERPLLIGSVKSNIGHTQAASGIAGIMKMALAIQHGVVPPTLHVDEPTDQVDWSAGTVALATERLPWPDTGLPRRGGVSAFGVSGTNAHVILEEAPAPSSEPVTPAPAGGVLPWVLSGRTEAAMREQARRLAAHLDVEGSVEPADVGFSLATTRAALEHRAVLVGRDLAGLRARLDTLAAQGPGAADAYACRGAASGAVLVFPGQGSQWVGMAAELMETAPVFAARIEQCAAALRPYTEWSLLDVLRSTDPEVLKRVDVVQPALWAVMVSLAELWRSYGVVPAAVVGHSQGEIAAAVVAGALSVQDGAKVVALRSQALSALSGLGGMVSVAAPADAVRRRLETYPGRISVAAVNGPASVVVAGDADALDELLAECERDGVRARRINVDYASHSAHVERIRDAVLTALDGLSPGPADIPFYSTVTGEPLDTSTLDGDYWFRNLRQQVLFAETVERLRADGHHVFVECSPHPVLTGGLTELLGGADEAAVIGSLRRDEGGLARFTRSLAEAHVHGVRLDWSAVFPGARTVALPTYPFQHQRYWLEVEFGAADPGTGTGGGTPAEAGFWSAVDRADVGALTATLGVADEVVEPILPSLTSWHRGSRDQATVDSWRYHIAWRPHPGGANGTPAGTWLVLVPAGRRGDAPVTAALDTLGRHAAGVIAVEVDTRTADRDSLADTLRGAQPGGVLSLLALDEQQLPEHPDVPAGFAATVALTQALGIADLGAPLWCATSGAVSVGRTDPVTNPAQALVWGFGRVAALEHPDRWGGLVDLPGELDERTCGLLATVLSGATGEDQVALRSSGVFGRRLVRAPLAGTAPTRRWNPEGTVLITGGTGALGGHIARWLARSGVGHLLLLSRRGPDAPGAADLAAELTALGSTVSVAACDAGDRDALAAVLADVPAAHPLTAVVHTAAAIDDTVVDALDVDRMSRALHAKMTAAANLDELTRDLDLSVFMLCSSVAGTLASSGVGNYAPANAYLDALAQQRRAAGRHALSVAWGAWDGGGLADGRFGDLLDRHGMPGMAPALAIEALRGAVDHDETYLAIADIAWDRYFVAFTATRAAPLLDAVPEVRELRSRTSTTGAGDPTATPANTYARQLAGQSEADQRRTLLDLVRAQVAAVLSYPSPEAVEPRRTFQELGFDSVTGVELRNRLARATGLRLPATMVFDHPSPHALSARLREQLVDADTGPAAAAPTTAVAADEPIAIVGMSCRYPGGIGSPEDLWRLVATDGDGMGVFPADRGWDLGVLFDPDPDNAGTTYTRTGGFLYDVGEFDAEFFGVNPREALAMDPQQRLLLEASWEAVERAGIDPAGLAGSRTGVFAGTNGSDYSAVLFGASDGLEGYLATGNAGAVLSGRVSYVLGLEGPAVTVDTACSSSLVALHLAAQALRNGECDLALAGGVTVMATPSLFVGFSRQRGLAEDGRCKAFAGAADGTGFSEGVGMLLVERLSDARRNGHRVLAVVRGSAVNQDGASNGLTAPNGPSQQRVIRAALANSGLSAADVDVVEAHGTGTRLGDPIEAQALLATYGQDRPTDQPLWLGSVKSNIGHTQAAAGVAGIIKMVEALRHETLPRTLHVDEPTPQVDWSDGAVELLTEPRSWRAGERPRRAGVSSFGVSGTNAHVIIEEAPAVVADEVAAATPDVPWLLAGRTGTAVADQARQLAALDAPAGEVAHSLSATRSAFGQRAVVLGPEHRTGLNALVDGLPSSSVITGSAYPDAPVVFVFPGQGSQWVGMAVGLLDAEPVFAARIAECAAALAPFVEWNLLDVLRSDDPLERVDVVQPVLWAVHVALAEVWRARGVTPDAVIGHSQGEIAAACVAGVLTLADAAKVVALRSRALLAVAGTGGMVSVNAGLDVVTPLLTDGVTVAAVNGPTSVVVAGAPADLDAFLAGAEAAGVRARRVKVDYASHCALVEPVEAELAGLLDGVQPLPGAVPIFSTVEDGGAMDAAYWYRNLRQPVRLDQAVEAAYAAGHRIFVEVSAHPVLTGAIADTVDAATVGTLRRDAGGTDQVVRALAEAWVRGAPVDWSTVIPVTRVVDLPTYPFQHQRYWPTGGGAMAASDPVDSQFWQAVEDGDLTPLGITGDGGDLLPALATWRRTRRERGTTDTWRYTVDWTPIPDAGTPPRLDGTWLLVVPDTTDQHRIATDCAAALRDHGAEVLEIAPATTERSELAGLLNRLSDIDIPIAGVLSLLALDHRPDRENPQITTGTTATLTLLQTLGDIGSPAKLWCVTRGAVAVAPGEDVPHPAQAMLWGLGPVLEAEDPQRFGGLIDLPDTLDPVAGTRLAVTLRGEPGATGENQVAIRSAGAVARRLRPAPATGTTPTAGWSPTGTTLVTGGTGAIGADVARWLAGRGAEHLVLASRRGPDATGADDLRTELEQLGARVTIAACDVADRDALRALVDGIDDLTAVFHLAGTRDSGLLTGLTGDRLAAVAAGRATGARHLHELTRDHDLTAFVLFSALAGTLGSTGQGAYAATNAYLDALAARRFAAGLPATSVAWGDWAGSEAGGADPAITPLPTSSALTALGQALDHGDTRIVLADIGWDRFAAQHPAGPPRLVSDLPAVRAALAAGTGDPSTAPWLRRVDGLDPAERDAVLLDLVRAQAASVLGHPDSAAVEPDRAFKELGFDSLTAVQLRNQISVATGVKLPATLAFDHPTARALTTHLVGRIVGDSDTELPLLAEVDRLAGLISGRTLDKGARAQLTARLQALLADVHGTTEHTGDTVTEKLQSASADEIFDFIDTQLSVS, from the coding sequence ATGAGCTGCCGCTTCCCGGGCGGTGTGAACAGCCCGGAAGAGCTGTGGCGGATGCTCGCCGACGGTCGGGACGGCATCACCGAGTTCCCGGCCGACCGGGGCTGGAACGTCGAGGAGCTCTACGACCCCGACCCGGAACACCGGGGCACCACGTACACCAAGCACGGCGGGTTCATCGACGCGGTCGGCGAGTTCGACGCCGCGTTCTTCGGGATCTCGCCGCGCGAGGCCCTCACCATGGACCCGCAGCAGCGACTGCTGCTCGAATCGGCGTGGGAGACCTTCGAACGCGCCGGCATCGACCCGCTGTCGCTGCGCGGCACCAGCACCGGTGTCTACGCCGGCGTCACCATGCAGGACTACAGCGCCCGGGTGCTGATGAGCGCGCCGGACGCCATCGAGGGGCAGCTGCTGACCGGCAGCTCGACGAGCGTGGTGTCCGGGCGGATCGCGTACTCCCTCGGGTTGGAGGGGCCGGCCGTCACCATCGACACCGCCTGTTCGTCGTCGCTGGTCGCCGTCCACCTGGCGGCGCAGTCGCTGCGCCGCGACGAGTGTTCCCTGGCCCTCGCCGGCGGTGTCGCGATCATGTCGACGCCGACCCCGTTCGTCGAGTTCAGCCGGCAGCGTGGCCTGGCCCGCGACGGCCGCTGCAAGGCGTTCGCCGCGTCCGCCGACGGCACCGGCTGGGCCGAGGGCGTCGGCCTGGTGCTCCTGGAGCGGCTCTCCGACGCGCAGCGCCTGGGCCACCCGATCATCGCCGTGGTCCGCGGCAGCGCCCTCAACCAGGACGGCGCGTCGAACGGCCTGACCGCCCCGAACGGCCCGGCCCAACAGCGCATGATCCGCCAGGCGCTCACCGACGCGAAGCTGACCGCCGCCCAGGTCGACGTGGTCGAGACCCACGGCACCGGCACCACCCTCGGCGACCCGATCGAGGCGCAGGCCCTGATCGCCACGTACGGCAAGCAGCGGGCCGCCGAACGGCCGCTGCTGATCGGCTCGGTCAAGTCGAACATCGGCCACACCCAGGCCGCCTCCGGCATCGCCGGCATCATGAAGATGGCACTGGCCATCCAGCACGGGGTGGTCCCGCCCACCCTGCACGTCGACGAGCCCACCGACCAGGTCGACTGGTCGGCCGGCACCGTCGCGCTGGCCACCGAACGCCTGCCCTGGCCGGACACCGGGCTGCCCCGTCGTGGCGGCGTGTCGGCGTTCGGGGTCAGCGGCACCAACGCGCACGTGATCCTGGAGGAGGCCCCGGCCCCGTCGTCCGAGCCGGTGACCCCGGCGCCGGCCGGCGGGGTGCTGCCGTGGGTGCTGTCCGGGCGTACCGAGGCGGCGATGCGGGAGCAGGCCCGCCGGCTCGCCGCCCACCTGGACGTCGAGGGATCCGTCGAGCCCGCCGACGTGGGCTTCTCCCTGGCCACCACCCGGGCGGCCCTGGAACACCGGGCCGTGCTGGTCGGCCGGGACCTGGCCGGCCTGCGTGCGCGCCTGGACACGCTCGCCGCGCAGGGGCCGGGCGCCGCCGACGCATACGCCTGCCGTGGTGCGGCCAGCGGTGCGGTGCTCGTGTTCCCCGGTCAGGGCTCCCAGTGGGTCGGTATGGCAGCCGAGCTGATGGAGACCGCGCCGGTGTTCGCCGCCCGGATCGAGCAGTGCGCGGCGGCCCTGCGGCCGTACACCGAATGGTCCCTGCTCGACGTGCTGCGCTCCACCGACCCGGAGGTGCTGAAGCGGGTCGACGTGGTGCAGCCCGCGCTCTGGGCGGTCATGGTCTCCCTCGCCGAGCTGTGGCGCTCGTACGGTGTCGTCCCGGCGGCGGTCGTCGGCCACTCCCAGGGTGAGATCGCCGCCGCCGTGGTCGCCGGAGCGCTGTCAGTGCAGGACGGCGCGAAGGTCGTCGCGCTGCGCAGCCAGGCCCTGTCGGCGTTGTCCGGGCTGGGCGGCATGGTCTCGGTCGCGGCACCCGCCGACGCGGTACGCCGACGGCTGGAGACCTATCCCGGGCGGATCAGTGTCGCCGCCGTCAACGGACCCGCCTCGGTGGTGGTGGCCGGCGACGCGGACGCCCTGGACGAGCTGCTGGCCGAGTGCGAGCGCGACGGCGTACGGGCCCGACGCATCAACGTGGACTACGCGTCGCACTCCGCGCACGTGGAGCGCATCCGCGACGCCGTACTGACCGCCCTGGACGGGCTCAGCCCCGGCCCAGCGGACATCCCGTTCTACTCCACAGTCACCGGCGAGCCGCTCGACACCAGCACACTGGACGGCGACTACTGGTTCCGCAACCTGCGCCAACAGGTCCTCTTCGCGGAGACGGTGGAACGCCTGCGGGCCGACGGGCACCACGTCTTCGTGGAGTGCAGCCCGCACCCCGTGCTGACCGGCGGGCTCACCGAACTGCTCGGCGGCGCGGACGAGGCCGCCGTCATCGGCAGCCTGCGCCGCGACGAGGGTGGGCTGGCCCGCTTCACCCGGTCACTGGCCGAGGCGCACGTGCACGGCGTCCGGCTGGACTGGTCGGCGGTGTTCCCCGGCGCGCGTACCGTCGCCCTGCCCACCTACCCGTTCCAGCACCAGCGCTACTGGTTGGAGGTGGAGTTCGGCGCGGCCGACCCGGGCACCGGCACCGGCGGTGGCACCCCGGCCGAAGCGGGCTTCTGGTCGGCTGTGGACCGGGCCGACGTGGGCGCGCTCACCGCCACCCTCGGCGTCGCCGACGAGGTGGTCGAGCCGATCCTGCCCAGCCTCACCTCGTGGCACCGGGGTAGTCGCGACCAGGCGACTGTCGACTCGTGGCGGTACCACATCGCGTGGCGTCCGCACCCGGGCGGCGCGAACGGCACCCCCGCCGGCACCTGGCTGGTTCTGGTCCCGGCCGGGCGACGCGGCGACGCCCCTGTCACCGCCGCCCTCGACACCCTCGGCCGGCACGCCGCCGGGGTGATCGCCGTCGAGGTCGACACCCGCACCGCCGACCGGGACTCGCTGGCTGACACTTTGCGCGGTGCCCAGCCCGGCGGCGTCCTGTCCCTGCTCGCCCTGGACGAGCAGCAGCTGCCGGAGCACCCGGACGTGCCGGCCGGTTTCGCCGCCACCGTCGCGCTCACCCAGGCGCTCGGGATCGCCGACCTCGGTGCGCCGCTGTGGTGCGCCACCTCGGGCGCGGTGTCGGTCGGTCGTACCGACCCGGTCACCAACCCGGCCCAGGCGTTGGTCTGGGGCTTCGGGCGGGTCGCCGCGCTGGAGCACCCGGACCGGTGGGGTGGGCTCGTCGACCTGCCCGGCGAGCTGGACGAGCGCACCTGTGGCCTGCTCGCCACGGTCCTCTCCGGCGCCACCGGCGAGGACCAGGTGGCACTGCGCAGCAGCGGCGTCTTCGGCCGCCGGCTGGTCCGCGCGCCGCTCGCGGGGACCGCCCCGACCCGCCGCTGGAACCCCGAGGGCACCGTCCTCATCACCGGCGGCACCGGCGCGCTCGGCGGCCACATCGCCCGCTGGCTGGCCCGCTCCGGAGTCGGGCACCTGCTGCTGCTCAGCCGTCGCGGACCGGACGCCCCGGGGGCCGCCGACCTCGCCGCCGAACTGACCGCGCTGGGCAGCACGGTCTCCGTGGCGGCCTGCGACGCCGGAGACCGGGACGCGCTGGCCGCCGTCCTCGCCGACGTGCCCGCCGCGCACCCGTTGACCGCCGTGGTGCACACCGCCGCCGCGATCGACGACACCGTCGTCGACGCCCTCGACGTCGACCGGATGTCCCGGGCCCTGCACGCCAAGATGACCGCGGCGGCCAACCTGGACGAGCTGACCCGCGACCTGGACCTGTCCGTCTTCATGCTCTGCTCGTCGGTGGCCGGCACCCTGGCCAGCTCCGGCGTGGGCAACTACGCCCCCGCGAACGCCTACCTCGACGCGCTCGCCCAGCAACGCCGGGCGGCCGGACGGCACGCCCTCTCGGTGGCCTGGGGCGCCTGGGACGGTGGCGGGCTGGCCGACGGTCGCTTCGGTGACCTGCTGGACCGGCACGGCATGCCCGGCATGGCGCCGGCCCTCGCCATCGAGGCGCTGCGCGGCGCCGTCGACCACGACGAGACGTACCTGGCCATCGCCGACATCGCCTGGGACCGGTACTTCGTCGCCTTCACCGCCACCCGGGCGGCCCCGCTGCTCGACGCGGTGCCCGAGGTGCGGGAGCTGCGCTCGCGCACCTCGACGACCGGGGCCGGCGACCCGACCGCGACACCCGCCAACACCTACGCCCGGCAGCTCGCCGGCCAGTCCGAGGCGGACCAGCGGCGTACGTTGCTCGACCTGGTCCGCGCCCAGGTGGCCGCGGTGCTCAGCTACCCGTCGCCGGAGGCGGTCGAACCGCGCCGCACCTTCCAGGAACTCGGCTTCGACTCGGTCACCGGCGTCGAGCTGCGCAACCGGTTGGCCCGCGCCACCGGTCTGCGCCTGCCGGCCACCATGGTCTTCGACCACCCGTCGCCGCACGCCCTCAGCGCCCGTCTGCGCGAGCAGCTCGTGGACGCCGACACCGGACCGGCCGCCGCGGCCCCGACGACCGCCGTGGCGGCGGACGAGCCGATCGCCATCGTCGGTATGAGCTGCCGCTACCCGGGTGGCATCGGCTCCCCGGAGGACCTGTGGCGGCTGGTCGCCACCGACGGTGACGGCATGGGTGTCTTCCCTGCGGATCGGGGCTGGGATTTAGGGGTGTTGTTCGATCCCGATCCCGACAACGCTGGGACCACATACACCCGGACCGGCGGGTTTCTCTACGACGTAGGTGAGTTCGATGCCGAATTCTTTGGTGTCAATCCGCGTGAGGCATTAGCGATGGATCCTCAGCAGCGGTTGTTGTTGGAAGCCTCCTGGGAGGCCGTCGAGCGCGCCGGAATCGACCCGGCGGGCCTCGCCGGTTCGCGTACGGGCGTCTTCGCCGGCACCAACGGTTCCGACTACTCCGCCGTGCTGTTCGGCGCCTCGGACGGTCTGGAGGGATATCTGGCCACCGGCAACGCCGGGGCGGTCCTGTCCGGCCGGGTGTCCTACGTGCTGGGTCTGGAGGGGCCCGCGGTCACCGTCGACACGGCCTGCTCGTCGTCCCTGGTGGCGCTGCACCTGGCGGCGCAGGCCCTGCGCAACGGCGAGTGCGACCTCGCGCTGGCCGGTGGCGTGACGGTGATGGCCACCCCGTCGCTGTTCGTCGGTTTCTCCCGGCAGCGGGGCCTGGCCGAGGACGGCCGCTGTAAGGCCTTCGCCGGGGCGGCCGACGGCACCGGATTCTCCGAGGGCGTCGGAATGCTGCTCGTGGAGAGGCTCTCCGACGCCCGCCGAAACGGTCACCGCGTCCTCGCCGTGGTACGCGGTTCCGCTGTCAACCAGGACGGCGCATCGAATGGTCTGACCGCGCCGAACGGGCCTTCCCAACAACGCGTCATCCGGGCCGCTCTGGCCAATTCCGGATTGTCCGCCGCCGATGTCGACGTGGTGGAGGCGCACGGCACCGGCACCCGACTCGGCGACCCGATCGAGGCGCAGGCGCTGCTCGCCACCTACGGTCAGGACCGTCCCACCGACCAGCCGTTGTGGCTCGGGTCGGTCAAGTCCAACATCGGGCACACCCAGGCCGCCGCCGGGGTCGCCGGCATCATCAAGATGGTCGAGGCGCTGCGGCACGAGACCCTGCCCCGCACACTGCACGTGGACGAACCGACCCCGCAGGTGGACTGGTCCGACGGCGCGGTGGAGCTGCTCACCGAGCCGCGGTCCTGGCGTGCGGGGGAGCGCCCGCGCCGGGCCGGTGTCTCGTCGTTCGGGGTCTCCGGCACCAACGCCCACGTGATCATCGAGGAGGCGCCGGCGGTCGTCGCCGACGAGGTCGCCGCGGCGACGCCGGACGTGCCGTGGCTGCTGGCCGGGCGCACCGGCACGGCCGTCGCCGACCAGGCACGGCAGCTCGCCGCGCTGGACGCCCCGGCCGGCGAGGTGGCCCACTCGCTGTCCGCTACCCGCTCGGCGTTCGGCCAGCGGGCCGTGGTCCTCGGCCCGGAGCACCGCACCGGCCTGAACGCGCTCGTCGACGGTCTGCCGTCGAGTTCGGTGATCACCGGTTCGGCGTACCCCGACGCGCCTGTCGTCTTCGTCTTCCCCGGCCAGGGCTCGCAGTGGGTCGGCATGGCGGTCGGGCTGCTCGACGCCGAACCGGTGTTCGCCGCCCGGATCGCCGAGTGCGCGGCGGCGCTCGCGCCGTTCGTGGAGTGGAACCTGCTGGACGTGCTGCGCTCCGACGACCCGCTGGAGCGGGTCGACGTCGTGCAGCCGGTGTTGTGGGCGGTGCACGTCGCGTTGGCCGAGGTGTGGCGGGCCAGGGGCGTGACCCCGGACGCGGTGATCGGCCACTCGCAGGGCGAGATCGCCGCGGCCTGCGTCGCCGGTGTCCTCACCCTCGCCGACGCCGCCAAGGTGGTCGCGCTGCGCAGCAGGGCCCTGCTGGCGGTCGCCGGCACCGGTGGCATGGTCTCGGTCAACGCCGGTCTGGACGTGGTCACCCCGCTGCTCACCGACGGTGTGACGGTCGCCGCCGTCAACGGCCCGACCAGCGTGGTCGTCGCCGGCGCCCCCGCCGACCTGGACGCGTTCCTGGCCGGCGCGGAGGCGGCCGGCGTACGGGCCAGGCGGGTCAAGGTGGACTACGCCTCGCACTGCGCGCTCGTCGAGCCGGTCGAGGCCGAACTGGCAGGCCTGCTCGACGGTGTGCAGCCGCTGCCCGGCGCGGTGCCGATCTTCTCCACAGTGGAGGACGGCGGTGCCATGGACGCCGCCTACTGGTACCGCAACCTGCGCCAGCCGGTACGCCTGGACCAGGCCGTCGAGGCCGCGTACGCCGCCGGGCACCGGATCTTCGTCGAGGTCAGCGCCCACCCGGTGCTCACCGGCGCGATCGCCGACACCGTCGACGCGGCCACCGTCGGCACCCTGCGCCGCGACGCGGGCGGCACCGACCAGGTCGTACGGGCCCTGGCCGAGGCCTGGGTACGCGGCGCACCGGTCGACTGGAGCACCGTCATCCCGGTCACCCGGGTCGTCGACCTGCCCACCTACCCGTTCCAGCACCAGCGCTACTGGCCCACCGGTGGCGGGGCGATGGCCGCCTCCGACCCGGTCGACAGCCAGTTCTGGCAGGCCGTCGAGGACGGCGACCTGACCCCGCTGGGCATCACCGGCGACGGCGGGGACCTGCTGCCCGCGCTCGCCACCTGGCGGCGTACCCGCCGGGAGAGGGGCACCACCGACACCTGGCGCTACACCGTCGACTGGACCCCGATCCCGGACGCCGGCACCCCGCCCCGGCTCGACGGCACCTGGCTGCTCGTCGTACCCGACACCACCGACCAGCACCGGATCGCCACCGACTGCGCCGCCGCCCTGCGCGACCACGGCGCCGAGGTCCTGGAGATCGCACCGGCCACCACCGAGCGCAGCGAGCTGGCCGGGCTCCTGAACCGGCTCTCCGACATCGACATCCCGATCGCCGGTGTCCTGTCGCTGCTCGCGCTCGACCACCGTCCGGATCGAGAGAACCCGCAGATCACCACCGGGACGACCGCCACGCTGACGCTGCTGCAGACGCTCGGCGACATCGGTTCCCCGGCGAAGCTGTGGTGCGTCACCCGTGGGGCGGTTGCCGTCGCCCCCGGCGAGGACGTGCCGCACCCGGCCCAGGCGATGCTCTGGGGCCTTGGACCCGTGCTCGAGGCCGAGGACCCGCAGCGCTTCGGCGGGCTGATCGATCTGCCCGACACTCTCGACCCGGTGGCCGGAACCCGGCTCGCCGTCACCCTGCGCGGCGAGCCGGGTGCGACCGGCGAGAACCAGGTGGCGATCCGGTCCGCCGGCGCGGTCGCCCGCCGCCTGCGGCCGGCCCCGGCCACCGGCACGACGCCGACGGCCGGCTGGTCGCCCACCGGCACCACGCTGGTCACCGGCGGCACCGGCGCGATCGGCGCCGACGTGGCGCGCTGGCTGGCCGGACGCGGCGCGGAGCACCTGGTGCTCGCCAGCCGTCGTGGTCCGGACGCCACCGGTGCGGACGACCTGCGTACCGAGTTGGAACAGCTCGGCGCCCGGGTGACCATCGCCGCCTGCGACGTCGCCGACCGCGACGCCCTGCGCGCGCTGGTCGACGGCATCGACGACCTGACCGCCGTGTTCCACCTCGCCGGAACCCGCGACTCCGGTCTGCTCACCGGGCTCACCGGGGACCGGCTGGCTGCCGTCGCCGCCGGCCGGGCAACCGGCGCCCGGCACCTGCACGAGCTGACCCGCGATCACGACCTGACCGCGTTCGTGCTGTTCTCGGCGCTCGCGGGGACGCTCGGCAGCACCGGGCAGGGCGCGTACGCCGCCACGAACGCGTACCTCGACGCCCTGGCCGCCCGGCGGTTCGCCGCGGGTCTGCCCGCCACCTCGGTCGCCTGGGGCGACTGGGCGGGCAGCGAGGCCGGCGGCGCGGACCCCGCGATCACCCCGTTGCCCACCTCGTCCGCCCTGACCGCGCTGGGGCAGGCCCTCGACCACGGCGACACCCGGATCGTGCTGGCCGACATCGGCTGGGACCGCTTCGCCGCGCAGCACCCGGCCGGACCACCCCGTCTGGTCAGCGATCTGCCCGCGGTACGCGCCGCGCTGGCCGCCGGCACCGGAGACCCGTCCACCGCGCCGTGGCTGCGTCGCGTCGACGGGCTCGACCCGGCCGAGCGGGACGCCGTCCTGCTCGACCTGGTCCGCGCCCAGGCGGCCTCGGTGCTCGGTCACCCGGACAGCGCCGCCGTCGAGCCGGACCGGGCGTTCAAGGAACTCGGATTCGACTCGCTGACGGCGGTGCAGCTCCGCAACCAGATCAGCGTGGCGACCGGGGTGAAGCTGCCGGCGACCCTGGCCTTCGACCACCCCACCGCCCGGGCCCTCACCACCCACCTGGTCGGCCGGATCGTCGGTGACTCGGACACCGAGCTGCCGCTGCTGGCCGAAGTGGACCGGCTCGCCGGTCTGATCTCCGGACGCACCCTCGACAAGGGCGCGCGGGCCCAGCTCACCGCCCGACTGCAGGCGCTCCTGGCCGACGTGCACGGCACCACCGAACACACCGGCGACACCGTCACCGAGAAGCTCCAGTCGGCCAGCGCCGACGAGATCTTCGACTTCATCGACACGCAACTCTCGGTGTCCTGA